The following are encoded together in the Narcine bancroftii isolate sNarBan1 chromosome 10, sNarBan1.hap1, whole genome shotgun sequence genome:
- the LOC138744551 gene encoding zinc finger protein 420-like gives MDGHVTSRSIEKPFQCDACSEEGVYSDWLESGRCTHTMEALFTCSGCRKDFTSSDTLLQHQCDHASKRPFACSDCGKRFQTSQNLKEHGCSHTRKRLFICSECGKRFTWSSHLRQHQRIHTGEKPFTCSQCGKGFTQSSTLLKHQRIHTAERPFTCSQCGKGFTQSASLQAHQRIHTGERPFTCFECGKTFTFSSSLLKHQTVHTAEKPFTCTQCGKGFTQSSSLRAHQRLHTGEKPFSCNQCEKRFTRSSQLRQHQAVHSSESPFICSECGKGFALYSRLLLHQTVHTGEGPFTCSECGKGFTRSSNLRQHQRIHSGERPFTCSQCGKGYTESSGLLKHLTVHTGEKPFTCSECGKEFSQFSNLREHQRIHTGEKPFTCSQCGKRFSRSSNLQRHQQIHSGERPFTCSQCGKGFSQSSYLLKHQRLHTRETLFTCSDCGKGFALSSHLRQHQRIHTGQKLFTCSECGKGFTQSSILRQHQRIHTGERPFTCSECGKGFIQSSHLRRHQTVHTGEKPFTCSQCGKEFSQSSNLLKHQRVHSGY, from the coding sequence ATGGATGGTCACGTGACCAGCCGCAGCATAGAGAAACCATTCCAATGTGATGCGTGCAGTGAGGAGGGGGTTTATTCAGACTGGTTGGAATCTGGTCGCTGCACTCACACTATGGAGGCACTGTTCACCTGTTCGGGGTGCAGGAAGGATTTCACCAGCTCTGACACCCTGCTGCAACACCAGTGTGATCATGCTTCGAAAAGGCCATTCGCCTGCTCTGACTGTGGAAAGAGATTTCAAACCTCTCAGAATCTGAAGGAGCATGGGTGTTCTCACACCAGGAAGAGACTATTCATCTGCTCCGAGTGTGGGAAAAGGTTCACTTGGTCTTCACACCTGCGACAACACCAGAGAATTCACACTGGAGAGAAGCCCTTCACCTGCTCCCAATGTGGAAAGGGATTCACTCAGTCCTCCACCTTGTTGAAACACCAGAGAATTCACACTGCAGagagaccattcacctgctcACAGTGTGGGAAGGGATTCACGCAGTCTGCCAGCTTACAGGCGCACCAGAGAATTCACACTGGGGAAAGACCGTTCACCTGCTTCGAGTGTGGCAAGACATTCACTTTTTCCTCCAGCCTGCTGAAACACCAGACTGTCCACACTgcagagaaaccattcacctgcacccagtgtgggaaggggttcactCAGTCCTCCAGCCTGCGGGCACACCAGAGgcttcacaccggggagaaaccgttcaGCTGCAACCAGTGTGAAAAGAGATTCACTCGGTCCTCACAACTGCGGCAGCACCAGGCGGTTCACAGTTCAGAAAGCCCCTTCATCTGCTCTGAATGTGGGAAGGGCTTTGCTCTGTACTCCCGCCTGCTGTTGCACCAGACAGTTCACACTGGGGAGGGACCATTCACTTGTTCTGAGTGTGGGAAAGGATTCACTCGATCCTCAAACCTGCGGCAACACCAgcgaattcacagtggggagaggccattcacctgctcccagtGCGGAAAGGGTTACACTGAATCCTCTGGCCTGCTGAAGCACTTGACTGTTCACACTGGAGAGAAGCCATTCACTTGTTCTGAGTGTGGGAAAGAATTCTCTCAGTTCTCCAACCTGCGAGAACACCAGAGaatccacactggggagaaaccattcacctgctcccagtGTGGGAAGAGATTCTCTCGGTCTTCCAATCTGCAGCGACATCAGCAAATTCACAGCGGAGAGAGACCATTCACCTGTTCCCAGTGTGGGAAGGGATTCTCTCAGTCCTCCTACCTGCTGAAACACCAGCGGCTTCACACCAGGGAGACGCTGTTCACCTGCTCTGACTGTGGAAAGGGCTTTGCTCTGTCCTCTCACCTGCGACAACACCAGAGGATTCACACTGGGCAGAAGCTGTTCACCTGCTCTGAGTGCGGGAAGGGGTTCACCCAGTCCTCCATCCTACGTCAGCACCAGAggattcacactggggagaggccgttcacttgttctgagtgcggcaagggctttaTTCAGTCCTCGCACCTGCGGCGACACCAGacggttcacactggggagaaacccttCACCTGCTCCCAGTGTGGGAAGGAATTCTCTCAGTCTTCCAACCTTCTTAAACACCAGCGAGTTCATTCTGGGTATTAA